The following DNA comes from bacterium.
CACCTTCTCGGCGATGATCTCGCCCGGCACGTGGTATTCGTCCCGTTCGATACGCTCGCGGATCTCATCGACAAGCTCCTGGCGCACGTCGGCGATCTCGGCAATGGCCTTCTGGATGCGGCCCATGATTATCGCCTTGTCGCTGACGTCGATCTTTTCTCCGGCGGATTCGGAGACGGAGTGGGCCGTCGGGGGTGTTTTTCCGCCCTTGGCCTTGTCCGCCTCCTGCTTTCGGCGGAGGGAGTCGGTGTAGGCTTCGCCTGTGAACTTTCGCCTGATCGGATCGATGACCACAGCGATTCCCCTTCCAGTGGGCGTTTTCAGTGAGCGGTTTCAGCCGCCTGCCTACAGAAGGCCTTC
Coding sequences within:
- a CDS encoding flagellar biosynthesis anti-sigma factor FlgM — translated: MVIDPIRRKFTGEAYTDSLRRKQEADKAKGGKTPPTAHSVSESAGEKIDVSDKAIIMGRIQKAIAEIADVRQELVDEIRERIERDEYHVPGEIIAEKVIREALKEMRSLGTK